A genomic window from Sporosarcina sp. Marseille-Q4063 includes:
- a CDS encoding SCP2 sterol-binding domain-containing protein, protein MTANFDEMTLESIWNEIDAKLKEKREPYKDMNTTYSINLTGEDGGQFGLKFLDGHAETIFGTPDESDCALSMSVKDFKKLLAGNLNSAASYMMGKLKIKGNLGLALKLENLLKQYSF, encoded by the coding sequence ATGACAGCAAATTTTGACGAGATGACGCTTGAATCGATTTGGAATGAAATTGATGCAAAGCTGAAAGAAAAACGAGAACCATATAAGGATATGAATACAACTTATTCTATTAATCTTACAGGTGAAGATGGCGGTCAATTCGGCCTTAAGTTTTTGGATGGTCATGCTGAAACGATTTTTGGGACTCCTGATGAATCCGACTGCGCACTGTCCATGAGCGTAAAAGATTTCAAAAAACTACTCGCTGGAAACTTAAACTCTGCCGCTTCCTACATGATGGGTAAACTCAAAATCAAAGGAAATCTGGGACTTGCGTTAAAACTTGAAAATCTATTAAAACAATATTCATTTTGA